The following proteins are co-located in the Thermococcus sp. genome:
- a CDS encoding carboxymuconolactone decarboxylase family protein produces MEYSEVEVKLKEIEELLDKLGKEHPKEIAAFSRFLRETLDNKALTTREKELIALALGIAQGCEWCIYLHTKKALEAGAKPEELIEAGLVAVLMAGGPALMHLIPLVKAIEKFKKE; encoded by the coding sequence GTGGAGTACTCGGAGGTTGAAGTCAAGCTTAAGGAGATTGAAGAACTTCTAGACAAACTTGGGAAGGAGCACCCAAAGGAGATTGCCGCTTTCTCGAGGTTCCTCCGCGAGACCCTCGACAACAAGGCACTAACAACGCGCGAGAAGGAACTAATTGCCCTGGCCCTCGGCATAGCCCAGGGCTGTGAGTGGTGCATTTACCTACACACCAAGAAGGCACTTGAAGCTGGAGCAAAGCCAGAGGAGCTCATAGAGGCAGGCCTTGTCGCGGTTCTCATGGCAGGCGGTCCTGCATTAATGCACTTAATCCCCCTTGTGAAAGCAATAGAGAAGTTCAAGAAGGAGTAA